From Skermanella sp. TT6, a single genomic window includes:
- a CDS encoding rod-binding protein: MDGTLTPPALASAGLATGVLTNPAPAARPRAGADDKAVAKAAGEFESQFVSQMLSQMWQGIETDGYFGGGNGEEMFRGLMINEYGKMITQSGRLGIADQVKQAMLKMQEV; the protein is encoded by the coding sequence ATGGACGGCACCCTGACCCCCCCGGCCCTCGCCTCCGCCGGCCTGGCGACCGGAGTCCTGACGAACCCTGCTCCCGCGGCCCGTCCCCGGGCCGGGGCGGACGACAAGGCGGTCGCCAAGGCCGCCGGCGAGTTCGAGTCGCAGTTCGTGTCCCAGATGCTGAGCCAGATGTGGCAGGGCATCGAGACCGACGGATATTTCGGCGGCGGCAACGGCGAGGAGATGTTCCGCGGCCTGATGATCAACGAGTACGGCAAGATGATCACGCAGAGCGGCCGGCTCGGCATCGCCGACCAGGTCAAGCAGGCCATGCTGAAGATGCAGGAGGTTTGA
- a CDS encoding flagellar hook-length control protein FliK, which produces MEITQTITMPQAASTGSAGAAAAAPAAGGTADGGFLALVAHFMTPQPAVPQLPPEAGAAEEAGTTDQDAGTVPDGLLSLIAPGLFSNLAVPQRLPAEAGAATGGLSADAGMSAPPADASGTDPLPPALPGMVPMQPAQRPEPPVKGMAPQPGQDGRDADENAAAADADAQEGDSPLDEEVLAKLVEEGRAKLQAGPRPAPQAETKTLAGTGAQPETKTLAETRAQPQAEADAVLPKPEQDRGRTAPQVAGATADVDAEAPPMVQAVRSPAPRDPAAQQPARTERQPETAPSHARETMVLQQQPERQAAPAVPATPAVPAVPAANRPEAAEAPLDAATADGAGFVAATPSDDAAGGDPMSEDADRGDGHGSRQAARQADRHERAAQQHAGGVPDAAPSAASGAETTDAAEARPVAGPVAGPVANPADGGRPVGDRGVKDAGSFEEVLVAAGNGNAAPAEPEADPALAVQAPGRGPAESEAVDRAAPGHARSPMPHTPAEQVSVQIGKAAAGRIDQMVINLKPVELGNVEVKLDFGADGRVQASIRAERPETLEMLQKDQRTLERALADAGLRTDAGSLSFDLKGQGGNQRQFAGYTQPADRRGRNFGGIEEDLSLAAATPAQYKPGGASRSRLDIRI; this is translated from the coding sequence GTGGAGATCACCCAGACCATAACGATGCCCCAGGCGGCATCAACCGGGAGCGCCGGCGCAGCCGCCGCGGCTCCCGCGGCCGGCGGGACCGCGGACGGCGGCTTTCTCGCCCTGGTCGCCCACTTCATGACCCCCCAGCCCGCCGTCCCGCAGCTCCCCCCCGAAGCCGGGGCCGCGGAGGAGGCCGGCACGACCGACCAGGATGCCGGCACCGTGCCGGACGGACTGCTGAGCCTGATCGCGCCGGGCCTGTTCTCCAACCTGGCGGTGCCGCAGCGGCTGCCGGCCGAAGCCGGCGCCGCGACCGGCGGCCTCTCCGCCGACGCCGGCATGTCGGCTCCCCCGGCGGATGCTTCCGGCACCGATCCGCTGCCGCCCGCCCTGCCCGGCATGGTCCCGATGCAGCCGGCGCAACGCCCCGAACCCCCCGTCAAGGGAATGGCGCCGCAGCCGGGCCAGGACGGCCGGGACGCCGACGAGAATGCCGCGGCGGCGGACGCGGATGCCCAGGAGGGCGACTCGCCGCTGGACGAAGAGGTCCTGGCGAAGCTGGTCGAGGAAGGAAGGGCCAAGCTCCAGGCCGGGCCCCGCCCCGCGCCGCAGGCCGAGACGAAGACGCTGGCCGGAACGGGCGCGCAGCCCGAGACGAAGACGCTGGCCGAGACGAGGGCGCAGCCCCAAGCCGAAGCCGACGCCGTGCTGCCGAAGCCGGAGCAGGACCGCGGCAGGACCGCCCCGCAGGTTGCCGGCGCCACCGCCGACGTCGATGCCGAGGCTCCGCCGATGGTCCAGGCGGTTCGCAGCCCGGCGCCCCGCGACCCGGCCGCGCAGCAGCCGGCAAGGACGGAGCGCCAGCCGGAAACGGCCCCATCGCACGCCCGCGAAACGATGGTGCTGCAGCAGCAGCCCGAGCGACAGGCGGCCCCGGCAGTCCCGGCCACCCCTGCAGTCCCGGCCGTCCCGGCCGCGAATCGGCCGGAGGCCGCGGAAGCTCCGCTGGACGCGGCCACGGCCGACGGTGCCGGGTTCGTCGCCGCGACGCCGTCGGACGACGCGGCCGGCGGCGACCCGATGTCCGAAGACGCGGACCGGGGCGACGGCCACGGCAGCCGCCAGGCGGCGCGTCAGGCCGACCGCCACGAGCGGGCCGCCCAGCAGCACGCCGGCGGCGTTCCCGACGCCGCGCCCTCCGCGGCATCCGGCGCCGAGACGACGGATGCCGCGGAGGCCCGCCCGGTCGCCGGCCCGGTCGCCGGCCCCGTGGCGAACCCGGCCGACGGCGGCCGCCCGGTCGGGGACCGCGGCGTCAAGGACGCCGGCAGCTTCGAAGAAGTGCTCGTCGCCGCCGGCAACGGCAATGCCGCGCCGGCGGAACCGGAGGCCGATCCCGCCCTGGCGGTCCAGGCTCCCGGCCGCGGCCCGGCGGAGAGCGAGGCGGTGGACCGCGCCGCCCCCGGCCATGCCCGGAGCCCGATGCCCCATACGCCGGCCGAGCAGGTCTCGGTCCAGATCGGCAAGGCGGCGGCCGGCCGGATCGACCAGATGGTGATCAACCTGAAGCCGGTCGAACTGGGCAACGTCGAGGTCAAGCTGGACTTCGGGGCCGACGGCCGGGTGCAGGCCTCGATCCGGGCAGAACGCCCGGAGACCCTGGAAATGCTCCAGAAGGACCAGCGCACGCTGGAACGCGCCCTGGCCGACGCCGGCCTGCGGACCGACGCGGGCAGCCTGAGCTTCGACCTGAAGGGACAGGGCGGCAACCAGCGCCAGTTCGCCGGCTATACCCAGCCGGCCGACCGCCGGGGCCGGAATTTCGGCGGGATCGAGGAAGATCTCAGTTTGGCGGCCGCCACCCCGGCCCAGTACAAGCCCGGCGGCGCCAGCCGCAGCCGTCTCGACATCCGCATCTGA
- a CDS encoding flagellar hook assembly protein FlgD, with translation MTTINGTAQTVGQTAATTKTEASRAKLTQDYDSFLKLLTTQMQNQDPLSPMESTEFTNQLVQFSQVEQQISQNDKLEKLLTMQTNNQTQASLGFIGLDVEASGSAFTFDGSTAKMSYTLPETSTSTRIQIKNDKGVVVRTLDGTRLASRQELTWDGKRNDGSAAPAGNYSFAVVAPNADGKLLTAKTSVYGRVSGIESGNGNTTLLMGNVPVRMEDVVSARQPIAAAA, from the coding sequence ATGACGACGATCAACGGCACCGCCCAGACCGTGGGCCAGACCGCAGCCACCACGAAGACCGAGGCGTCCCGCGCCAAGCTGACCCAGGATTATGACAGCTTCCTCAAGCTGCTGACCACCCAGATGCAGAACCAGGACCCGCTGTCGCCGATGGAGTCGACCGAGTTCACCAACCAGCTGGTGCAGTTCAGCCAGGTCGAGCAGCAGATCAGCCAGAACGACAAGTTGGAGAAGCTGCTGACCATGCAGACCAACAACCAGACCCAGGCGTCGCTCGGGTTCATCGGGCTCGACGTGGAAGCCAGCGGCAGCGCCTTCACGTTCGACGGGAGCACGGCCAAGATGTCCTACACCCTGCCCGAGACCTCCACCTCCACGAGGATCCAGATCAAGAACGACAAGGGCGTCGTGGTCCGGACCCTCGACGGGACCCGCCTGGCCAGCCGCCAGGAACTGACCTGGGACGGCAAGAGGAACGACGGATCCGCGGCGCCGGCCGGCAACTACAGCTTCGCGGTGGTGGCGCCCAACGCGGACGGCAAGCTGCTGACCGCCAAGACCTCCGTCTACGGCCGCGTCTCCGGCATCGAGTCGGGCAACGGCAACACCACCCTGCTGATGGGCAACGTGCCGGTCAGGATGGAGGACGTCGTCTCCGCCCGCCAGCCGATCGCCGCGGCCGCCTGA
- the flgE gene encoding flagellar hook protein FlgE: MSLFGSLFTGVSALSAQSQSMSMIANNISNVNTVGYKRNEAAFSSLVTQASRSTVYSPGGVRASTEQTVNQQGILQQSASSTDVAISGSGFFVVQASPNGSSTQETLYTRAGSFSEDENGFLRNSNGYYLMGWEIGDDGQLVNATADVASLTPVSVGFESGRTKQTTRADVVLNLDARQNTGLAGPHFSRSMTVYDSLGQAQQLALDFTATATPNTWTLGISDPAGGALATPTSAMTLVFGTNGKIDRVATQAANPTDMVLDPAGSATGSLRLNLTDIDWANNSDATQDITIDISGFTQSASDYSVGTINQDGAELGLRTGISIDADGNVVASFSNGLTQNLARVPVATFTNPNGLQERSGNVYIQTSQSGAYNLREAGTAGAGKIATSSLEASNVDLADEFSRMIVTQRAYSAGTKIISTADQMLTELLQLR, from the coding sequence ATGAGCCTGTTCGGATCCCTCTTCACCGGCGTTTCCGCCCTGAGCGCGCAGAGCCAGTCGATGAGCATGATCGCCAACAACATCTCCAACGTGAACACGGTCGGCTACAAGCGGAACGAGGCGGCCTTCTCCAGCCTGGTCACACAGGCCAGCCGCAGCACCGTGTACTCGCCCGGCGGCGTGCGCGCCTCGACCGAGCAGACGGTCAACCAGCAGGGCATCCTTCAGCAGAGCGCGTCGTCCACCGACGTCGCGATCTCCGGCTCGGGCTTCTTCGTGGTCCAGGCGAGCCCGAACGGCAGCAGCACGCAGGAGACGCTCTATACCCGCGCCGGCTCCTTCTCGGAGGACGAGAACGGCTTTCTGCGGAATTCCAACGGCTACTACCTGATGGGCTGGGAGATCGGCGACGACGGCCAGCTGGTGAACGCCACCGCCGACGTGGCCAGCCTCACCCCGGTCAGCGTCGGCTTCGAATCCGGCCGGACCAAGCAGACCACCCGGGCCGACGTCGTGCTGAACCTCGACGCGCGCCAGAACACCGGGCTGGCCGGACCGCACTTCAGCCGCAGCATGACCGTCTACGACTCGCTCGGCCAGGCCCAGCAGCTGGCGCTCGACTTCACGGCGACCGCCACCCCCAATACCTGGACCCTCGGCATCAGCGATCCGGCCGGCGGCGCGCTGGCGACCCCGACTTCGGCCATGACCCTGGTGTTCGGCACCAACGGCAAGATCGACAGGGTGGCGACCCAGGCGGCCAACCCGACCGACATGGTGCTCGACCCCGCCGGCAGCGCGACCGGCAGCCTGCGGCTGAACCTGACGGATATCGACTGGGCCAACAACTCCGACGCCACCCAGGACATCACGATCGACATCTCGGGCTTCACCCAGTCCGCGTCCGACTACAGCGTCGGCACGATCAACCAGGACGGCGCCGAGCTCGGGCTGCGGACCGGCATCTCGATCGACGCCGACGGCAACGTGGTCGCCAGCTTCAGCAACGGCCTGACCCAGAACCTGGCGCGGGTGCCGGTCGCCACCTTCACGAACCCCAACGGCCTGCAGGAGCGCAGCGGCAACGTCTATATCCAGACCAGCCAGAGCGGTGCCTACAACCTGCGCGAGGCCGGTACCGCCGGAGCCGGCAAGATAGCGACATCCTCGCTGGAAGCCTCCAACGTGGACCTGGCCGACGAGTTCTCGCGCATGATCGTGACCCAGCGGGCCTACTCGGCCGGCACCAAGATCATCAGCACCGCCGACCAGATGCTGACCGAACTGCTCCAGCTCCGGTAA
- a CDS encoding flagellar biosynthesis repressor FlbT, with amino-acid sequence MSLKIRLAPEERIVVNGALIQADGRCTLIFLNNVSFLTEKHIMPPQSASTPARRIYFMIQNSYMATDQERPPLLETLEGFVDDFHEATTVPAIKETLESIRSLVQRGEYYQALKLADAVMKHEDRFLDQPSWQDAKRA; translated from the coding sequence GTGTCGTTGAAGATTCGCCTGGCACCGGAAGAACGCATCGTCGTCAACGGGGCCCTGATCCAGGCCGATGGCCGCTGCACTCTGATCTTCCTGAACAACGTCTCGTTCCTGACGGAAAAGCACATCATGCCGCCGCAGTCCGCGTCGACCCCGGCACGGCGGATCTATTTCATGATCCAGAATTCATACATGGCGACCGACCAGGAAAGGCCGCCGCTGCTCGAGACGCTGGAAGGCTTCGTCGACGACTTCCATGAGGCGACGACGGTCCCGGCGATCAAGGAAACGCTGGAGTCGATACGCTCGCTCGTGCAGCGGGGCGAATACTACCAGGCCCTGAAACTGGCCGACGCGGTGATGAAGCACGAGGACCGTTTCCTCGACCAGCCGAGCTGGCAGGACGCCAAGCGGGCCTGA
- a CDS encoding tetratricopeptide repeat protein, with translation MLEQLAAVARRHQTDGRPAEAEALYRQALALDGSVASLHRALGTALEDQGRVEEAAGCYRRTLVLAPDDSDGWCDLGMALRRLGRTEEALGAYRRATVLEPGFVEAWFNLGNALTGLGRFEEAIRAYRQALGLRPGDPETWCNLGNALHERGRIADAAAAAGMAVALRPDHAPALVNLGNALIEQGRFREALAQFRRAAHVRPADPASFAGAGMALRQQGRTEEARASFRQAWKLGGDPGLEVRMALALPIIPESEAHIREVRERLADGVARLAGRGIRLRDPLAQVGQTCFYLAYHAADDRPLQQAVAGLYEAACPDLLQDRADPPPRPDGRTHVGFVSQYWHQHTIAKLNLGLIRTLDRERFHVTLFTTPHAGDALRDALVRAADATVELPLDLGAARDAIAARRLDVLYYADIGMSALTYFLAFARLAPLQCLTWGHPDTTGIRNLDRFLSCAAMEPDGAERHYSERLVRLPGTTLHYARPRLPARLKPRSAFGLPDDAHLYVCPQSLFKIHPDFDRALVDLLRRDPKGLVVLLSGRDRNLDALLRRRLAAAGADVAARFRFLRQMPLPDFLSLVACSDVMLDPLHYSGGNTSLEAFALGTPIVTWPGAFMRGRHTHGFYRLMGLDDCVARDHAHYVDLALDLASQPDRRAHVIRRVLDRAPLLFDDAKSVRAIENEILRTP, from the coding sequence ATGCTCGAACAGCTTGCGGCGGTGGCCCGCCGGCACCAGACCGACGGAAGGCCCGCCGAGGCCGAGGCGCTTTACCGCCAGGCCCTGGCCCTGGACGGGTCGGTGGCCTCGCTCCACCGTGCATTGGGCACCGCGCTGGAGGATCAGGGACGCGTCGAGGAGGCGGCGGGCTGCTACCGCAGGACCCTCGTCCTGGCACCCGACGATTCCGACGGCTGGTGCGACCTCGGCATGGCGCTGCGGCGCCTCGGGCGGACGGAGGAGGCGCTGGGCGCCTACCGGCGCGCGACCGTCCTGGAGCCGGGTTTCGTGGAAGCCTGGTTCAACCTGGGCAATGCCTTGACCGGCCTGGGCCGCTTCGAGGAGGCGATCCGGGCCTATCGCCAAGCCCTGGGCCTGCGGCCCGGCGATCCCGAGACCTGGTGCAACCTGGGCAATGCGCTCCACGAGCGCGGCCGGATCGCCGACGCGGCGGCGGCGGCGGGCATGGCCGTGGCGCTTCGGCCCGACCACGCGCCGGCCCTGGTCAACCTGGGCAATGCGCTGATCGAGCAGGGCCGGTTCCGGGAGGCGCTGGCCCAGTTCCGCCGGGCGGCCCATGTCCGTCCGGCCGATCCGGCCTCCTTCGCCGGAGCCGGGATGGCGCTCCGCCAGCAGGGCCGCACCGAGGAAGCCCGGGCCTCGTTCCGGCAGGCCTGGAAGCTGGGCGGCGACCCCGGGCTCGAGGTCAGGATGGCGCTGGCCCTTCCGATCATCCCGGAGTCGGAGGCGCACATCCGGGAGGTGCGCGAGCGCCTGGCCGACGGGGTGGCGCGGCTGGCCGGACGGGGCATCCGGCTGCGCGACCCGCTCGCCCAGGTCGGCCAGACCTGCTTCTACCTGGCCTACCACGCCGCCGACGACCGGCCCCTCCAGCAGGCCGTCGCCGGCCTGTACGAGGCCGCCTGCCCCGACCTGCTCCAGGACCGCGCCGACCCGCCGCCCCGGCCCGACGGCCGAACCCATGTCGGCTTCGTCTCCCAGTACTGGCACCAGCACACCATCGCCAAGCTCAACCTCGGCCTGATCCGGACCCTCGACCGCGAGCGTTTCCACGTCACCCTGTTCACCACCCCCCACGCCGGCGACGCCCTGCGCGACGCCCTGGTCCGCGCCGCCGACGCCACCGTCGAGCTGCCCCTCGACCTCGGCGCCGCCCGCGACGCGATCGCCGCCCGACGCCTCGACGTCCTGTACTATGCCGACATCGGCATGTCCGCCCTGACCTACTTCCTCGCCTTCGCCAGGCTCGCCCCGCTGCAGTGCCTGACCTGGGGCCATCCCGACACCACCGGCATCCGCAACCTCGACCGCTTCCTGTCGTGCGCCGCCATGGAGCCGGACGGCGCCGAGCGCCACTACTCCGAGCGCCTGGTCCGACTGCCCGGGACCACCCTGCACTACGCCAGGCCCCGCCTGCCGGCCCGGCTCAAGCCGCGCTCGGCCTTCGGACTGCCCGACGACGCCCATCTCTATGTCTGCCCGCAGAGCCTGTTCAAGATCCATCCCGACTTCGACCGCGCCCTGGTCGACCTGCTGCGCCGCGACCCGAAGGGCCTGGTGGTGCTGCTCTCGGGGCGCGACCGCAACCTCGACGCCCTGCTGCGCCGCAGGCTCGCCGCCGCCGGAGCCGACGTGGCGGCGCGCTTCCGCTTCCTGCGCCAGATGCCGCTGCCCGACTTCCTGTCGTTGGTGGCGTGCAGCGACGTCATGCTCGACCCGCTGCACTACAGCGGCGGCAACACCAGCCTGGAGGCCTTCGCGCTCGGCACCCCGATCGTCACCTGGCCCGGTGCCTTCATGCGCGGCCGCCACACCCACGGCTTCTACCGCCTGATGGGCCTGGACGACTGCGTCGCCCGAGACCACGCCCACTATGTCGACCTCGCCCTCGACCTCGCCAGCCAGCCAGACCGCAGGGCCCACGTCATCCGACGCGTCCTCGACCGCGCGCCCCTCCTGTTCGACGACGCCAAAAGCGTCCGGGCCATCGAAAACGAAATCCTCCGGACACCTTGA
- a CDS encoding tetratricopeptide repeat protein — MSAEMTMEMPADAADLADLKQRATILLTRGDLEGARSAVDAAMIDQPEDADLLALRGTCRARQGELSDGIQDLATAVMARPRDWELLNSLAVHLQQMKMFDEAVVFHVKAINNSEPEQHPQLYINLGLAMMGQGEHLAAVELFEAVLAVHPDMLDAAVNLSSALNSLKEYGRSVEACRRTLAIVEVPELYHNLGNALHRIPGRNAEALAAFQRAVELDPTNWKSKHMLSLLRDEDMDSIPTNFVEGMFDEYASFYEQDVIEKLRYRVPGLIRRYLLKAVPGRTRFASVLDLGCGTGLTGVMLRDIADFQKGVDISRNMLKLALEKGIYDQLEAADLQVSLGEIDRAYSVVAAADVCGYIGRLEEFFAKVAAAVEADGLFAFSVEESFLADFEVSAAGRFAHRRTYVQKALADAGFKVLSVAREQLRNSGGRPVFGMIFVAQKTA; from the coding sequence ATGTCTGCTGAAATGACCATGGAAATGCCGGCCGACGCCGCCGACCTGGCGGACCTCAAGCAGCGCGCCACGATCCTGCTGACGCGCGGCGACCTGGAAGGCGCGCGGTCCGCGGTCGATGCCGCGATGATCGATCAGCCCGAGGATGCCGACCTGCTGGCGCTGCGCGGCACCTGCCGGGCCCGGCAGGGCGAACTGAGCGACGGCATCCAGGATCTCGCCACCGCCGTGATGGCCCGGCCGCGCGATTGGGAACTGCTGAACAGCCTCGCGGTGCATCTCCAGCAGATGAAGATGTTCGACGAGGCGGTCGTCTTCCATGTCAAGGCGATCAACAATTCCGAACCGGAGCAGCATCCGCAGCTCTATATCAACCTTGGCCTCGCCATGATGGGGCAGGGCGAGCACCTCGCCGCGGTGGAGCTGTTCGAGGCGGTCCTGGCGGTTCATCCGGACATGCTGGACGCCGCGGTCAACCTGTCCAGCGCCTTGAATTCGCTCAAGGAATACGGCCGCAGCGTCGAGGCGTGCCGGCGGACCCTGGCGATCGTCGAGGTCCCCGAGCTGTACCACAACCTGGGCAATGCGCTGCACAGGATCCCGGGCCGCAACGCCGAAGCCCTCGCCGCGTTCCAGAGGGCGGTGGAGCTCGATCCGACGAACTGGAAATCGAAGCACATGCTCTCCCTGCTGCGGGACGAGGACATGGACTCGATCCCGACGAACTTCGTGGAAGGGATGTTCGACGAGTATGCCAGCTTTTACGAGCAGGACGTCATCGAGAAGCTGCGCTACCGCGTCCCCGGGCTGATCCGGCGCTACCTGCTGAAGGCCGTCCCGGGCAGGACCCGCTTCGCCTCCGTGCTGGACCTCGGCTGCGGCACCGGTTTGACCGGCGTCATGCTGCGCGATATCGCGGACTTCCAGAAGGGCGTCGATATCTCCCGCAACATGCTGAAGCTGGCCCTGGAGAAGGGGATCTACGACCAGCTCGAGGCCGCCGACCTGCAGGTCTCCCTGGGAGAGATCGACCGGGCCTACTCCGTCGTCGCCGCCGCCGACGTGTGCGGCTATATCGGCCGCCTGGAGGAGTTCTTCGCCAAGGTGGCGGCGGCCGTCGAGGCCGACGGTCTGTTCGCCTTCTCGGTGGAGGAGTCGTTCCTGGCGGACTTCGAGGTTTCGGCCGCCGGCCGGTTCGCCCACCGTCGGACCTATGTCCAGAAGGCCCTGGCCGATGCCGGTTTCAAGGTGCTGTCGGTCGCGCGCGAGCAGCTTCGCAACAGCGGCGGCCGGCCCGTGTTCGGCATGATCTTCGTCGCCCAGAAGACGGCCTGA
- a CDS encoding DUF1217 domain-containing protein — protein MSSSLVFAKMPAIAAYKLALKQGDAALEKMAERKDVKAEVDYFNKNIQSVKSVDDLFKDRRMIQFVLDAVDLGKETGKMGLLKKVLTQKADDPDALMNKLIDKRFKTAASLLKLGENGLGTIQRESTKADLAELYVKNKYDAGLASQNSAVPLALYFKENASSVKNTYEILGDQRMRHVVTTALGLPLQLANQSVEAQAAAIEKRLKLSDLKDGKFVDKLAQRFLMASDDGRSSTGSNKYVLNLFA, from the coding sequence ATGTCCAGCAGCCTCGTCTTCGCCAAGATGCCGGCGATCGCCGCATACAAGCTCGCCCTGAAGCAGGGCGACGCGGCGCTTGAGAAGATGGCGGAGCGGAAGGACGTCAAGGCGGAGGTCGATTACTTCAACAAGAACATCCAGAGCGTGAAGTCCGTCGACGACCTGTTCAAGGACAGGCGGATGATCCAGTTCGTGCTGGACGCCGTCGACCTGGGCAAGGAAACCGGCAAGATGGGCCTTCTCAAGAAGGTCCTGACCCAGAAGGCCGACGATCCGGACGCCTTGATGAACAAGCTGATCGACAAGCGCTTCAAGACGGCGGCCAGCCTTCTCAAGCTCGGCGAGAACGGCCTCGGCACGATCCAGCGCGAGAGCACAAAGGCGGACTTGGCCGAGCTGTACGTCAAGAACAAGTATGACGCCGGCTTGGCCTCTCAGAATTCGGCAGTCCCGTTAGCCTTGTATTTCAAAGAGAACGCTTCCTCCGTCAAGAATACGTACGAGATCCTGGGTGATCAGCGGATGCGCCATGTCGTGACCACGGCGCTCGGCCTTCCGCTGCAACTCGCCAACCAGTCGGTCGAAGCGCAGGCAGCGGCGATCGAGAAACGGTTGAAGCTGTCCGATCTAAAGGACGGCAAATTCGTAGACAAGCTGGCCCAGCGTTTCCTGATGGCGTCCGACGATGGCCGGTCTTCGACCGGGTCCAACAAGTACGTCCTGAACCTCTTTGCGTGA
- a CDS encoding flagellar biosynthesis regulator FlaF yields the protein MNSKINAYKQAAMMKTDYRSQEANLFKRVTFGLIQGKANPNGMDLVRAASDDKLLWMTIVKLLQDDQNRLPAPLRAQIISIGQTVIREIDQNITGTLDVDFLIDINTQMIEGLAAQPEMAAGAGLPTEIPPA from the coding sequence ATGAACTCGAAGATCAATGCCTACAAACAAGCGGCGATGATGAAGACCGATTATCGCTCGCAAGAGGCCAATCTCTTCAAGCGAGTCACGTTTGGCCTGATCCAGGGCAAGGCGAATCCGAACGGCATGGACCTCGTCCGCGCCGCCTCGGACGACAAGCTGCTCTGGATGACCATCGTCAAGCTGCTGCAGGACGACCAGAACCGCCTGCCGGCACCGCTGCGCGCCCAGATCATCTCGATCGGCCAGACGGTGATCCGCGAGATCGACCAGAACATCACCGGAACCCTGGATGTCGATTTCCTGATCGACATCAATACCCAGATGATCGAAGGCCTTGCGGCGCAGCCCGAGATGGCCGCCGGCGCGGGCCTGCCGACCGAGATCCCTCCGGCGTAA
- a CDS encoding flagellin, protein MANSVNTNIGAMIALKNLNSVSDSLSTTQKRISTGLNVADAYDDGASYAVAEGIRSDVKAIGAVNERLAVGKGMIDVAVKAGENISKSLQDVRVVLTKLADQALTGADRTNYENQYNTLKNDIDNFIKDAKYNNITLINTGTNQSIISNIDGGNITVTAQNLASAVYGQLSAASDYSAAAALIATTGALANAESNLGRAMNQLAADSRRITNQIGFNNAIADATNTGLGAIVDADLAKESARLQSLQVKQQLSSQALSIANQSPQSLLGLFR, encoded by the coding sequence GTGGCCAACTCGGTTAATACCAACATCGGGGCGATGATCGCCCTGAAGAACCTGAACAGCGTCAGCGACTCGCTGTCGACCACCCAGAAGCGCATCAGCACCGGCCTGAACGTCGCCGACGCCTACGACGACGGCGCGTCCTATGCCGTCGCGGAAGGCATCCGCAGCGACGTCAAGGCGATCGGCGCGGTGAACGAGCGTCTCGCGGTCGGCAAGGGCATGATCGACGTCGCCGTCAAGGCCGGCGAAAACATCTCCAAGTCGCTCCAGGATGTCCGCGTCGTCCTCACCAAGCTTGCCGACCAGGCGCTGACCGGTGCGGACCGCACGAACTACGAGAACCAGTACAACACGCTGAAGAACGACATCGACAACTTCATCAAGGACGCCAAGTACAACAACATCACCCTGATCAATACCGGAACCAACCAGTCGATCATCTCCAACATCGACGGCGGCAACATCACGGTGACGGCGCAGAACCTGGCGTCCGCCGTTTACGGGCAGCTTTCCGCCGCGTCCGACTACTCGGCCGCCGCGGCGCTGATCGCGACGACCGGCGCGTTGGCCAACGCCGAAAGCAACCTCGGCCGCGCCATGAACCAGCTGGCCGCCGACAGCCGGCGCATCACGAACCAGATCGGGTTCAACAACGCGATCGCCGACGCGACCAACACCGGCCTGGGCGCCATCGTCGACGCCGACCTCGCGAAGGAGAGCGCGCGGCTGCAGTCCCTGCAGGTGAAGCAGCAGCTGTCCAGCCAGGCGCTGTCGATCGCCAACCAGTCGCCGCAGTCGCTGCTGGGCCTGTTCCGTTAA